One Candidatus Zixiibacteriota bacterium DNA window includes the following coding sequences:
- a CDS encoding DUF362 domain-containing protein encodes MSKSRVVIVRSEKVLSKSKQIDSFVLSEMLKKGLQTLSGDLDFRDSIRRHYSPQDVLGLKVNCLAGKGASTHPEFAVAFANLLKQSGTKEKNIIIWDRSNDELEEVGFPLNCKGDGLRCFGTDTDGVGYSNNLYEHLNIGSLVSNILLNYTNVQVDLPALKDHSLAGISCALKNYYGAINNPNKYHEDGGDPFIADLNALPEIKNQSRLIICDALTVQYKGGPSYHPSWNEVYGGVLISSDPVALDFVGSQIIDQLRQKKNLPTLEKSGLSPKYVFTAADKNHNLGKASLEEIDKIEINV; translated from the coding sequence ATGCTCAAAAAAGGTCTTCAAACGCTCAGTGGAGACCTTGATTTCAGGGATAGTATCAGGAGACATTATTCTCCCCAGGATGTATTGGGTTTGAAAGTAAATTGTCTGGCAGGGAAAGGGGCTTCGACTCATCCTGAATTTGCCGTAGCCTTTGCCAATTTGCTCAAACAAAGCGGAACTAAAGAAAAGAATATCATCATCTGGGACAGGTCGAATGATGAGCTGGAGGAAGTCGGTTTTCCGCTGAATTGCAAAGGCGATGGTTTGCGCTGTTTCGGGACTGACACGGATGGAGTCGGATACTCAAATAATTTATATGAGCATCTGAACATCGGAAGCCTGGTGAGCAATATTTTATTAAATTACACCAACGTTCAGGTCGATCTGCCTGCTTTAAAAGACCATAGTCTGGCTGGAATAAGCTGTGCCTTAAAGAACTATTATGGTGCGATCAACAATCCCAATAAATATCACGAGGATGGTGGTGACCCTTTTATCGCGGATTTGAATGCTCTCCCGGAAATTAAAAATCAGAGCAGGTTGATCATCTGTGATGCTTTGACTGTTCAGTATAAAGGAGGTCCATCATATCATCCTTCCTGGAATGAAGTCTATGGTGGAGTACTCATAAGCTCTGATCCTGTGGCTTTAGATTTTGTCGGCTCTCAGATAATAGACCAGTTAAGACAGAAGAAAAATCTACCGACTCTTGAGAAGTCAGGCTTGAGTCCCAAGTATGTCTTTACAGCGGCGGATAAAAATCATAACTTAGGAAAAGCTTCTTTGGAAGAAATTGATAAGATAGAGATTAATGTCTAA